The DNA segment CGGTGTCGACATCGCTCTCGACCCATTTCCCTTCAGCGGATCGACCGCGACGTTTGAAGCGCTTTGGATGGGCGTGCCTGTCGTCTCGCTGGCAGGCGAACGGTTCCTCGGGCGGGTAGGGGGCTCGGTCCTGGCTCAAGTCGGTCTGTCCGACCTCGTCGGCGCGGATCGAGCGGCCTATGTGCGGATTGCCGCCGCGCTCGCCGGCGATCGCGGACGTCGCATGGAACTCCGCCAAGAGCTTCGCGGCCGGCTCGCTGTTTCGCCCCTTTGCGAGGCCGACGCCTATGCGCGTTCGGTCGAGGTGGCCTACCGCACACTCTGGCAGACTTGGTGCCGGGGGTGACGGTGGACGTGCTCCGCGCTGCCATCGCGCGACACCGCTCCGGCGATCTTGCGGGGGCAGAGCAGCTTTACCGGCAAGTGCTCGAAGCCGAGCCCGGACGAGCCGACACACTGCACCTGCTTGGGCTCCTGCTCGGCGCCGTCGGCCGCAGCGACGAGGCTGCTAGCTATCTCAGCGAGGCGGCAAGGCGGGTTCCCGCGCAGGCGCTCTACCAGCTCGCCGCCGGAGAGGCTTTGCGCGCCGCCGGCAAAAGTGCGGAGGCCGGCGCTCTCCTGGAGAAGGCGCGGCAACGCTTCCCGGCGGATGCGGCGCTCGCGACGGCCCTCGGCCTTGCCCTCTTCGATCAAGCCAACGTCGCGATGGCGGCGGGCCGCCTGCCGATGGCCGAGGCGTTGTTGCGGCGTGCGATCGATCTCATGCCGCTGTCGGCCGAAGCGCATTTCAATCTTGGCAACGCCTTGAGCGAACAAGGGCGGCTTGAGGCAGCGCTCGGCGCCTATGGCGCGGCCCTCGAGCGGGCTCCGCTGCTGGGACCGGCGCATACCAACCTCATGCGGGCGTTGAAGCGCCTCGGCCGAACCGGCGAGGCTGCCCTCCATGGTCGCCGGGCGATCGCGATCGAGCCGTCCTCATACCCGGCCTTGGTGAACTTCGGAGATCTTTGGATCGTCGCCGGTCGCCTGCATCTGGCCGGGGCGCCGCTCCGGCGTGCCCGCTGGATCAATGCCGCGCCGGCCGAAGCGTTGCTGACCGAGGGCGTCTCGAGCCTGCTCGCCGGTCACTTCGGCGCCGCGCGTCGCGCCATCGCGGCGGCGCTCGCGCTGGCACCAGGGTTGCCAACGGCGTTCAACAATTTTGCAGCCGCCGGCATCGAGCCCAGGGAGGTCCGACGGAGCTTTCAGCGGGCGCTCGCGATCGAACCCGGTAATGCCCAGGTGCACAGCAATCTGCTGTTCGCCGAGGCCTACGCGGCGGAACTGGACAACCCTGCCCGGTTTGCCGAGATCCGGCGCTGGCAAAGCCGTCATGCCCTGCTCCGACCGACCCGCGGCGGTCCCCACGCCAATCGCCGCGAGCCCGAGCGGCCGCTCAAGGTGGGTTATCTGTCGGCCGATCTGCGTAGCCACCCCATCGCCTACAACCTCGAAGGCCTGTTCGAGAACCACGATGGGTCGGTCGTCGAGACCTATGCCTACAGCCTGGCCGCCGCCCCCGACGAGGTAACAAACCGGCTGACGCAAAAGGTCAACCAGTGGCGCAACGTTGCCGGTCTCGGCGAGGCGGAGATCGCCGAGCGCGCGCGGCAGGATGGCATCGACATCCTGGTGCTGCTGGCCGCGCATATCGGCGACAACCGGCCGCTGGTCGCAGCCTATGGAGCCGCTCCGGTCCAGATCGCCTTTCACGATGTCATGAGCAGCGGAGTCGCCGCCATCGGCTATTGGCTCACGGACTGGGTGTTGCACCCTCAGGACACGCCCGAGCAATTCACCGAAAGGCTGGTGCGGCTGCCTTGCTTTTATCTGCACCGACCGCCGGCCGGGGCACCCGAGCCGATGGTCGCACCCGCCGCACAGAGTCGCTATATAACATTCGGATCGTGCAATAACCCGTTAAAAATAAACGATTTAGTGGTTGACGTCTGGGGCCGGATCCTGCACCAGGTTCCAGACTCGCGGCTCCTGCTCAAATACAAAAATTGTTTCGCCGACGCTTATGTGCAGGACTGCTTTCGCAGACGCTTTGCCGAGCGCAACGTCCCAAGCGAGCGGCTGATGTTCGTCGGCGGCGATCTGGCCCGGAGCGAGCAGCTGGCGTTGCTCAACCGTATCGATGTCGCCCTCGATCCGTTTCCGTTCAACGGCTCGACTACCAGCTTCGAGGCCTTGTGGATGGGCGTGCCGCTGGTGACCATGGCCGGCGACCACTTCGTCGCCCGGGTCGGTGCCAGCTTGCTCGTGCCGCTGGGCCTTGAGGAGTGGGTGGCGCATGACGCCGATGAGTACCGCAGGATCGCGATCCGCCTCGCAGGCGAGGCGCGGGGGGCGAAGGAACCGCGGATTCGGTTGCGCCACCAGGTCGCCGCCTCGCCGCTCTGCGATGCCCGGGCTTACGCCCGCGCCATCGAGAGCGCATACCGGTCGATGTGGCGGGAGTGGTGCGCCCAGCGATGAACGATGAGCCGCAAGCCGTGCCGCGTTCGGCGGAGGCCAGCTATGAAGCCGGAAACGCCAGCTTCGCCGCGGGCGACCTCGCCGCGGCGCGCTCGGCCTACGCCGCCGCCGTTCGTCGCAAGCCGGGGTTTGCCGAGGCGCACTACAATCTTGGCATCGTGCTGCACCGGCTTGGCGACCGCGAGGGTGCCGCGCGATCGTTTGCGGCGGCGCTGACGATCCGTCCGCATCTCGCGCTGGCGCGCCTCAACCTGGCGACGCTTCGCCACGAGAGCGGGGACCTTCGGAGCGCGATCCGCCTCTACCGCGGCGTGCTTGCAGAAGAGCCGCAGCTGAGCGACGCGCTGGGCAATCTGGGGCAGGCCCTCGGGCGTCATACTGAAGCGGGAGCTCCGGCGCTGATCTGGCTCGCGCGCGCCTTGGCCGTTTCGCCCTTGGACGCCTCGACACTTTGCAATTTGGGCGCGATGCTCGACGACAACCGCGCCGCGCAGCGACGGCTCCGAGGATCCCTGGCCTTGGCCCCGATGCTGGCCGCCGCGCAACTGAACTACGGCACTCGGCTGCGCGAAGCAGCCGCGTGGCCGGCAGCGCAGCGCTGCTACCGCCGGGCACTGGTCCTTGCCCATGGCGCCGTGGCGCTGACCAATCTTGCCCTTGTCGCTCTCGATCTCAACGATGGCGTGGAGGCCGAGCGCCGCTATCGCCAGGCGCTTGCGCTCGAGCCGGCTCTTGCCGGTACGCATCGCGGCAGGGCCGAGCTGGAGCATCGGCGAGGAGAAATCGGCCGCTCTTGGCTGCGTGCCGCCCGTGCCTTGGCGATCGATCCCGACGATGGCGGCGCGGCCAACAACCTCGCCAACGCCCTCCTGGCTCTGGGCAAGGCCGGTACCGCCGTCAGCTACTACCGACAGGCCCTCGAAGCTGATTCTTCGAATCAGCTATACCATAACAACTTATTGTTCTGTTTGGCTTATGTGCCGGACTCGACTATCGAGGATCTGTACCTCGAAGCGCGCCGCTGGGAAGCCCGGCACGCGGCTTCGAATTATCGGGAGATCCTTCGGCACGACAATCCGCGGCTGCTGGATCGGAGGCTCCGGGTTGCCTATCTCTCCGCGGATTTCCGCGATCACCCCGTTGCCTGGAACCTGCTCGGGCTGCTCGAGAACCATGATCGCCCTGCGATCGCCGCTTTTGGATACGCGGAGCTCAGAACCACGCCCGATGCCATGACCGAGCGTTGCCGCGGATTGATGGAGGGTTGGCGTGATACCGCAGGCCTCAGCGATCGGGCCGTGGCGAAGCAAATCCGCAGCGACGCCATCGACATCCTCGTCACCATCGCCGGGCATACCGGGCCCAACCGTCTGGGCGTGGCCTCCTTCAGGCCGGCGCCGGTGCAAGTGAGCATGTACGACATCACGACCAGCGGGCTCGAGGTCATGGATGCCTGGCTGACCGATTCAGTGCTGCATCCGGCCGATACCGCCGAGAAGGCCACCGAGCGGTTGGTGCGGTTGGCGCGCTTTTGCGTGCATCGGCCGCCGGAAGCCTCACCCCCGCTCGTGCCGCCGCCGGTTTGCGGGCGGGGCTACGTCACTTTCGGCTCCTGCAACAATCCGGCAAAGCTGAACGAGCCCGTGGCGGCGGCCTGGGCCTCGATCCTGCGGCAGGTTCCGGGCTCGCGGCTTGCGTTGAAGTACAAGGGTTGGTTTCGCGATCCGATGGTCGCCTGCCGCTTCACCGAGCTCTTCGCCAGCCATGGCATCGCTCCGGACAGGCTGGAGCTCCTGGGAGGCGACCTTCCCAAAGCAAGCCAGCTCGCGGTGCTGAACGGGTTCGACATCGCCCTCGATCCGTTTCCCTTCAACGGATCGACCACGACCTTCGAAGCGTTGTGGATGGGGCTTCCGGTCGTGAGTCTCGCCGGCCATCGCTCAACCGGGCGAATGGGGGCCGATATGCTGCAGGGGCTTGGGCTGGGCGAGCTGGTCGCCGGCGCGGTCGAGGACTATGTCCGCATCGCCGTTGCCCTGGCGCGGGACCCGGAGCGTTTGGCGGCCCTGCGTGCGAGGCTAAGGCCGCTGCTATCGGCCTCGGCGTGGTGCGATGCGGTGGGCTACGCGCGGACGGTCGAGGCTGCCTACCGCACGCTCTGGCGAGAGTGGTGCGCCGGCGAACGGCCGTGAGCGGTACCGATCAGGTCTTTCAGGCGGCGTTCGCCTTGCACCAGGCCGGTCGCCTGGCGGAGGCGGAGGCGCTGTACGGGCATCTCTTGAGCCGCGAACCCAACCACGCCGAGGCGCTGCATTTCTCGGGCGTGCTGGCGCTGTCGGCGGGACGCCCGGACGAGGCCGTCCGGCGCATCGCCCGCGCCCTCGAGCTGGCGCCGGAAGCGGCCGATGCCCATGCCCATCTGGGTCTCGCCTTCAAAGCGGTCAGCCGCCTTGAGGAGGCGCGCGCCAGTCTCGAGACCGCCGTCCGCCTGGATCCGACCGATGCCGGCAAGCACAACAATTTGGGCGTGGTCTTGCGCGCCGCCGGCGAACCGATGGCCCCTCGCTCATTTCGCAGAGCGCTCGTCTTCGATCCCGGATTTGCCGAGGCCCACAACAACCTCGGCAATGCCGCGCACGACCTGCATGATCTCGACCAGGCCGCCGCCCGCCTCGCGCGAGCCGTCGCGCTGCGGCCCGGCTATGCCGATGCCTTGCGCAATCTCGGCACCGTGCTCGCCGCCGGCGGCGCGTTGCAGCGGGCGGTTACGGCGTATATGCGCGCGCTCGAGCTCAAACCCGATCAGCTCGATACCATCCACAATTTGGGCGCGACACTTCTGTCGCTCGACCGGGTCGAGGCGGCGCTCGCCTGCTTTCGGCGTGAAGCGGCCTCGCGCCCTGGCGAGGCCGGGGCGTGGGGCAGCCTCGGCGCCGCCGAAAAGGCCCAGGGCCGCATCGGCCGGGCGATCGTCCAGCATCGCAGGGCGCTCGCGATCGATGGCGACGACGCCTCTTCGGTCAACAATTTGGCCGATGCTCTTCAGGCGCTGGGCGATGTCACGGCGGCGGCAAGGCAGTTTCGGCGTGCAATCCAGCTTCGTCCAAAAGATCAAGATATGAACAGCAATCTATTGTTTTGTTTGTGTTACGACGCAGGCACAAGCAACGCTGGGCTCTTTGCCGAGGCGCGGCAATGGGAGTCCCGGCACGCCGCTCCCCATTACGCGCGCACCCGGACCCACGCCAACCGGGCCGAGCCCGAGCGCCTGCTCAATCTTGGCTATGTTTCGGCAGATTTCCGCGACCATCCGGTCGGCCGCAATGTCCTTGGTCTCCTCCAACACCACGACCGCCAGGAGATCCGGGTCCATTGCTATGCCGAGCAGCGACTGGCCATCGATGCCCTGACTGAGCGCTTTCGCGCGCTGTCGCCGTGCTGGCGCGCGACCACGGGGCTTCCCGATGAGGCGATCGCCGCCCTCATCGGCAAGGACCAAATCGATATCCTCGTGCTGCTGGCTGGGCATACCGGGCACAACCGGCTCGGCGTGGCCGCCCATCGGCCGGCGCCGGTGCAGGTGAGCTTCCATGACGTGACGACGAGCGGCCTCGGCGTCATGGATGCCTGGCTCACCGACGCCGTCCTCCATCCCGACGACAGCACCGAGGCGTTCACCGAAGCCCTGGTGCGGCTCCCATGCTTTTACCTGCATCGACCGCCTGATCCCTCGCCGGCGGTCGCGCCGCCGCCGCATCTGAGCACCGGCCGGATCACCTTCGGCTCATGCAACAATCCGGCGAAGCTGGGCGAGAGGGTGATCGAGACGTGGTCGGCGATCCTCAGATCGGTCCCGGGTGCGCGCCTGCTCTTGAAGTACGTCGATTGGTTCGCCGACCCGGCGGTGGCGGGGCGCATTGCCGGCATGTTTCAACGCCACGGGATCGGCCCGGAGCGACTCGATTTCCTTGGCGGCGATCTCAGGCGCGTGGAGCAGCTGGCGGTACTGCATCGGATCGACATTGCGCTCGATCCATTCCCCTTCAACGGCTCGACCACCACCTTCGAGGCGCTATGGATGGGGGTTCCGGTGGTGAGCCTCGCGGGCGGGCGCTTCGTCGGGCGC comes from the Pseudomonadota bacterium genome and includes:
- a CDS encoding tetratricopeptide repeat protein translates to MPGVTVDVLRAAIARHRSGDLAGAEQLYRQVLEAEPGRADTLHLLGLLLGAVGRSDEAASYLSEAARRVPAQALYQLAAGEALRAAGKSAEAGALLEKARQRFPADAALATALGLALFDQANVAMAAGRLPMAEALLRRAIDLMPLSAEAHFNLGNALSEQGRLEAALGAYGAALERAPLLGPAHTNLMRALKRLGRTGEAALHGRRAIAIEPSSYPALVNFGDLWIVAGRLHLAGAPLRRARWINAAPAEALLTEGVSSLLAGHFGAARRAIAAALALAPGLPTAFNNFAAAGIEPREVRRSFQRALAIEPGNAQVHSNLLFAEAYAAELDNPARFAEIRRWQSRHALLRPTRGGPHANRREPERPLKVGYLSADLRSHPIAYNLEGLFENHDGSVVETYAYSLAAAPDEVTNRLTQKVNQWRNVAGLGEAEIAERARQDGIDILVLLAAHIGDNRPLVAAYGAAPVQIAFHDVMSSGVAAIGYWLTDWVLHPQDTPEQFTERLVRLPCFYLHRPPAGAPEPMVAPAAQSRYITFGSCNNPLKINDLVVDVWGRILHQVPDSRLLLKYKNCFADAYVQDCFRRRFAERNVPSERLMFVGGDLARSEQLALLNRIDVALDPFPFNGSTTSFEALWMGVPLVTMAGDHFVARVGASLLVPLGLEEWVAHDADEYRRIAIRLAGEARGAKEPRIRLRHQVAASPLCDARAYARAIESAYRSMWREWCAQR
- a CDS encoding tetratricopeptide repeat protein, which translates into the protein MSGTDQVFQAAFALHQAGRLAEAEALYGHLLSREPNHAEALHFSGVLALSAGRPDEAVRRIARALELAPEAADAHAHLGLAFKAVSRLEEARASLETAVRLDPTDAGKHNNLGVVLRAAGEPMAPRSFRRALVFDPGFAEAHNNLGNAAHDLHDLDQAAARLARAVALRPGYADALRNLGTVLAAGGALQRAVTAYMRALELKPDQLDTIHNLGATLLSLDRVEAALACFRREAASRPGEAGAWGSLGAAEKAQGRIGRAIVQHRRALAIDGDDASSVNNLADALQALGDVTAAARQFRRAIQLRPKDQDMNSNLLFCLCYDAGTSNAGLFAEARQWESRHAAPHYARTRTHANRAEPERLLNLGYVSADFRDHPVGRNVLGLLQHHDRQEIRVHCYAEQRLAIDALTERFRALSPCWRATTGLPDEAIAALIGKDQIDILVLLAGHTGHNRLGVAAHRPAPVQVSFHDVTTSGLGVMDAWLTDAVLHPDDSTEAFTEALVRLPCFYLHRPPDPSPAVAPPPHLSTGRITFGSCNNPAKLGERVIETWSAILRSVPGARLLLKYVDWFADPAVAGRIAGMFQRHGIGPERLDFLGGDLRRVEQLAVLHRIDIALDPFPFNGSTTTFEALWMGVPVVSLAGGRFVGRVGASVSAQLGLDDLVAATTADYVRIAVALAADHGRLARLRSDLRPRLAASPLLDAPAYARSVEQAYRELWRTWCANRRGVRPAD
- a CDS encoding tetratricopeptide repeat protein, producing MNDEPQAVPRSAEASYEAGNASFAAGDLAAARSAYAAAVRRKPGFAEAHYNLGIVLHRLGDREGAARSFAAALTIRPHLALARLNLATLRHESGDLRSAIRLYRGVLAEEPQLSDALGNLGQALGRHTEAGAPALIWLARALAVSPLDASTLCNLGAMLDDNRAAQRRLRGSLALAPMLAAAQLNYGTRLREAAAWPAAQRCYRRALVLAHGAVALTNLALVALDLNDGVEAERRYRQALALEPALAGTHRGRAELEHRRGEIGRSWLRAARALAIDPDDGGAANNLANALLALGKAGTAVSYYRQALEADSSNQLYHNNLLFCLAYVPDSTIEDLYLEARRWEARHAASNYREILRHDNPRLLDRRLRVAYLSADFRDHPVAWNLLGLLENHDRPAIAAFGYAELRTTPDAMTERCRGLMEGWRDTAGLSDRAVAKQIRSDAIDILVTIAGHTGPNRLGVASFRPAPVQVSMYDITTSGLEVMDAWLTDSVLHPADTAEKATERLVRLARFCVHRPPEASPPLVPPPVCGRGYVTFGSCNNPAKLNEPVAAAWASILRQVPGSRLALKYKGWFRDPMVACRFTELFASHGIAPDRLELLGGDLPKASQLAVLNGFDIALDPFPFNGSTTTFEALWMGLPVVSLAGHRSTGRMGADMLQGLGLGELVAGAVEDYVRIAVALARDPERLAALRARLRPLLSASAWCDAVGYARTVEAAYRTLWREWCAGERP